The proteins below are encoded in one region of Gemmatimonadaceae bacterium:
- a CDS encoding aldo/keto reductase: MPKESMSNRSPATSSDVPSVDASRLKATETGTARYRDRFQTEFVADYFRPLASGLTASSIGIGTYLGDSTDDDDRAYESAIQAAVGSGINLIDTAINYRSQRSERTVGAAIQQLIATGNTTREELVVCTKGGYIPLDRTPPATREEYRDYVRREFVDTEILLPDDIVGGGHCLAPRFLRYCLAKSRQNLGLRTIDIYYIHNPGQQLVAVSPAELLGRLRAVFEVLEEAAGRGEIGIYGIATWDSLRQPPGSTDHIDLADLVDIARSIGGADHRFRAVQLPISMAMPEAIRGQTQRVNGKLVSVIEAAEALELSLVGSASLMQGKLATGLPEAVRSLFSGLDTDAQRALAFARSAPGVASALVGMKRPEHVLENLGTARITRS; encoded by the coding sequence ATGCCCAAAGAATCAATGTCGAATCGCTCTCCGGCCACATCGTCCGACGTCCCTAGCGTGGACGCGAGCCGTCTCAAGGCCACGGAAACCGGAACGGCACGCTATCGTGATCGCTTCCAAACCGAATTCGTCGCGGACTACTTTCGCCCCCTCGCCTCAGGGCTGACTGCCTCCTCGATTGGCATCGGCACCTATCTCGGCGACAGCACTGACGATGACGATCGCGCTTACGAATCCGCGATCCAGGCAGCGGTCGGAAGCGGGATCAACCTGATCGACACGGCGATCAACTACCGGAGTCAACGATCTGAGCGCACGGTCGGCGCGGCCATCCAGCAATTGATCGCCACGGGAAATACGACACGCGAGGAGCTCGTTGTCTGTACGAAGGGCGGATATATCCCGCTCGATCGCACCCCACCGGCGACGCGAGAAGAGTACCGCGACTACGTCCGTCGTGAATTCGTCGACACGGAGATTTTGTTGCCCGACGACATTGTCGGGGGCGGCCATTGCCTGGCGCCGCGCTTTCTACGCTACTGCCTGGCGAAGAGCCGCCAGAACCTGGGTCTCCGGACGATCGACATCTACTACATCCACAACCCGGGCCAGCAATTGGTTGCGGTCTCGCCGGCGGAGTTGCTGGGCCGGCTGCGCGCAGTGTTCGAGGTGCTGGAGGAGGCTGCGGGGCGCGGTGAAATCGGCATTTACGGAATCGCGACCTGGGATAGCCTGCGGCAGCCGCCCGGGAGCACCGATCACATCGACCTGGCGGACCTCGTCGACATCGCGCGCTCGATCGGAGGGGCCGATCACCGGTTCCGCGCGGTGCAGCTCCCGATCAGCATGGCGATGCCGGAAGCAATTCGCGGCCAGACGCAGCGCGTGAATGGGAAGTTGGTCAGCGTCATCGAGGCCGCGGAGGCGCTCGAGCTCAGTCTCGTTGGCAGCGCGTCGTTGATGCAGGGCAAGCTGGCGACGGGGCTTCCCGAGGCTGTCCGTTCACTATTCTCGGGGTTGGACACAGATGCCCAGCGCGCTCTGGCGTTCGCCCGGTCCGCGCCTGGAGTTGCGTCGGCGCTCGTTGGGATGAAACGACCCGAGCACGTTCTCGAGAATCTGGGGACGGCAAGGATAACACGGAGCTAA
- a CDS encoding type II secretion system protein gives MVRAREGFTLIETVVTVALIAVLAAFVVPSVMKKADAADPVKVANDLNSISTAIQSFASDVKGALPGDLEDLTDPLLTNAACNSGNPCDSTVTHADIYSPQQVRLWKGPYLSLSLSADPTTAVRSGYVAEIHNMLMRFDAISGVPEFCDGVGTATVPCAGFVATNPLYVAVRVDSLTLAQALIVNGIIDGPNETQPGLQGRFRFPTPSLPTKIASPAYFLAAPVP, from the coding sequence GTGGTTCGGGCGCGCGAAGGCTTTACGCTGATCGAGACGGTCGTTACGGTCGCGCTGATCGCGGTTCTTGCCGCGTTCGTCGTGCCTTCAGTCATGAAGAAAGCCGATGCCGCGGATCCCGTGAAGGTCGCGAACGACCTGAACTCGATCTCAACCGCGATTCAATCCTTCGCGTCCGACGTCAAAGGGGCGCTCCCGGGCGATCTCGAGGATCTCACTGATCCGTTGCTCACGAATGCGGCGTGCAACTCCGGCAATCCCTGCGATTCCACCGTGACGCACGCCGACATCTACAGCCCGCAGCAGGTGCGTCTCTGGAAGGGGCCGTACCTCAGTCTGTCGTTGTCGGCGGATCCGACGACCGCGGTGCGCAGCGGGTACGTCGCCGAAATTCACAATATGCTAATGCGGTTCGACGCGATCAGCGGCGTACCCGAGTTCTGTGACGGTGTGGGTACGGCGACGGTGCCATGCGCTGGTTTTGTCGCGACAAATCCGCTCTACGTGGCGGTGCGTGTGGACAGCCTGACCTTGGCGCAGGCACTGATCGTGAACGGGATCATCGACGGTCCGAACGAGACGCAGCCAGGATTGCAGGGTCGGTTTCGCTTTCCGACTCCGTCGTTGCCGACGAAGATTGCGTCCCCAGCGTACTTCCTGGCGGCTCCCGTACCGTAA